The following are encoded in a window of Bacteroidota bacterium genomic DNA:
- a CDS encoding sodium-dependent bicarbonate transport family permease: MNLDALLGNILHPPVLFFFLGVLAVVLKSDLEIPPAIAKFLSIYLLFDIGIKGGEELYHSGFNPDVATVMLACILVSFSIPFLVYRILRWKLNVPNAGAIAATYGSVSAVTFATGISFLESQHIHFGGYMVAGMALMESPAIISGLLLIRMSTTAKVAKPALVMAGGDALSNWAPARAEAPIEPPKPKANMKSILHEAFLNGSVLLLIGSLIIGYVSGKAGQEELKPFVGDIFKGMLSLYMLDMGLIAGKRLGSLRQNGAFLSGFALIFPIAIGLPGILLARLLGLDVGDALLFTILCASASYIAVPAAMRMAVPEANMSLLLPMSLGITFTFNITMGIPLYYYLIQNLW, translated from the coding sequence ATGAATCTCGACGCATTGTTGGGCAATATATTACACCCGCCTGTTCTGTTTTTCTTCCTGGGTGTACTGGCCGTTGTGCTAAAAAGTGACCTGGAAATTCCGCCGGCTATTGCCAAGTTTTTGTCTATCTATCTGCTTTTCGATATTGGAATAAAGGGAGGTGAAGAGCTCTATCATAGCGGCTTCAATCCCGACGTAGCGACCGTTATGCTGGCCTGCATTCTGGTATCCTTTTCCATACCTTTTTTGGTGTATCGCATTCTGCGCTGGAAGCTGAATGTGCCCAATGCTGGGGCCATAGCAGCCACCTACGGTTCGGTTAGCGCGGTTACTTTTGCCACAGGCATCAGTTTTCTGGAGAGCCAGCACATCCACTTTGGGGGGTACATGGTGGCCGGTATGGCCCTGATGGAGAGCCCGGCTATTATCTCGGGCCTCCTGCTCATCCGCATGTCTACTACGGCCAAGGTGGCTAAGCCAGCCCTGGTTATGGCCGGGGGAGATGCCCTGAGTAACTGGGCACCTGCCCGGGCAGAAGCCCCGATCGAGCCGCCAAAACCCAAGGCCAACATGAAAAGCATTCTGCACGAGGCCTTTCTGAACGGGTCGGTACTGCTGCTCATTGGTTCGCTCATTATCGGCTACGTGTCGGGCAAGGCTGGCCAGGAAGAGCTGAAGCCCTTTGTAGGCGACATCTTCAAGGGCATGCTCAGCCTGTATATGCTAGATATGGGGCTGATAGCGGGCAAGCGCCTGGGCAGCCTGAGGCAGAACGGTGCCTTTTTGTCCGGTTTTGCCCTCATTTTCCCAATCGCTATCGGCTTGCCGGGCATTCTGCTGGCCCGGCTGCTGGGGCTAGACGTGGGCGATGCCTTGCTTTTCACCATCCTGTGCGCCAGTGCCAGCTACATAGCTGTGCCTGCGGCCATGCGCATGGCAGTACCCGAGGCCAATATGAGCCTGCTGCTACCCATGAGCCTGGGTATCACCTTTACCTTCAACATTACCATGGGTATACCCCTGTACTACTACCTTATCCAGAACCTCTGGTGA